In the Flavobacterium sp. 90 genome, GGAGATATCCTTATCGGAATCCATTTTCATTGCATAAACCCAAAGGGCAGTTTTGGAGGCTTTCCAAAGCAGGGGCGGAATGGATGCCCTGCCGTTTGAAATACCCAATTGTTCGACAAAGAACAACTCAACCCTTTGGGCGGGAGTGTGCCAAATGGCAAAACCATTACTGCTTGAGTTTACATAAATTACATTTTTGGGAAGCAGACCTCGGGACTTTAAAAAATTACGTTTTGATTTCTGGGTTGTATCAAGGGCTTTGGAAAGGGCGGTGCTTTCCCTAAGGGACAACGGATGGGCATTTATGGCAGAGCCATTTTTGTCCATGTCGTAGCTTTCCACGTAGACGTTTTTATCGGTGTTTTCCTGATAGATTACAAAGGCTTTAACAGGATGGTATAATTTTCCAAAATTTTGGGTTATGTCTTTCATGGGATTTGGTTTAAAAGAGTACATAGGTCATTTATAAGCGGGAAAATTTTGTATTCAAAATCAAGTCCTTCTCGGTATTGATTATTTTCATTATCATAGACCTGAAAAAGGAAAGGCTGTTCCATTTCGGAGCATTCATTAAACTCATCATTTACAGCCCTTTCAATGTTGTCGTAAAGTATCCCTTCATTGTTTGCTATAAAGGAGATATACTGCTGTGCGGTTATGATGCCGTTATCCTCATCGAAATTTTCATTTGAGGTGTTTCTAAAAATGCTCTCATTTGGATACTGCTCAAAAATCGCAAATGCTTTTTTTGTGATTTTCAGACATTCCTGTCCGAAATCATCACTTAAAGTAAAGCTTTCGATTTTGTCCTTAAAGTGATTTAAATGATAGGGATTATATATTTTCTTAAACATTATATCTCCATAGTGCGAGGCTTTGTTTAATTCCTGTTGCATGGCTACGAGTTCATCTTTTTCATCGCCTTCCCACTCATCGAAAAACCAATCTTCAATACATTCATAATGATACCCCAATGCTGAATACTCCTCCCTGTAATAGGGAATGCCTGCTATGTGGTACAGGTAGGTAAAAACTGATAATAGTAATTCAGCACTTTTCTTCTGTCTTTTGTCCTGCAAGAGCCTGTACAAGGGTAAAACAGGGATATAATACAGGGTATTTCCTGTGTTGTATATAGTTTTTCCTGCGAGTTTAATTCCTGTATTATCATCCTGCACAATGGAGAGTTCAATGTCCTGCCCTGATTTACAGAGTTCTTTCTCAGCGAAATGATGCGCCAAAAGGATATTATAGGGGTAGGGCTTGTTTACTGCTTCGTAACTATTAAGAATGTGCAGTTCTGTTAAGACAGCAAAGGATTCGAAAAAAACTTTTTCTGTAGTTTTCTTATCAGGGAAATCTGTACCACCCTCAAAGAGGGGCAGGAACTTTTGTCTTAGAAAACCATTGGCAGAAGTTCCAAGGGAACCGACTTTGTTTTGTTTGTCTGCACTTCCTGCGCATCGGGTAACCTGTCCATTTCTTTTACGAATTTTCCTAACTGCTGATATAATTTCCATTGTCTTTTGTTTTTGGGCAGAATGATACTACCTGCTGTTACATTATTTGTTTTCATGGCTTTATCCTTTAGTTCCGATCTGCAGAACAAATTTATATTGCAGGGCATCATCTGCAATTACAGGACCTTCAATGGTAGCTGTAGTGAGGATTGGATAGGTTTGGGCATAAAAATTCAGTACCGCTTCGGGGCTGAATGTTTCTGAGGGGTCGGCAAGCTGTATGTCCTGCTGTTTGTCTTTAAAAGAGAAAACTCTTTTGAGCTGAGTTGTGATTAACATGATTCTTCTTTTTTAGGTTCATTGAAAAGGTCAGGGGCGAATTGCGCAGAGAGTTCCATCCTGCGGTCTTTAATTAGCTGTGCATATTCGGGGTAGATTTCCACCTGAGGCACTTTCATCCACGCCTCACGGTGTTTTCCTTCGGCTTCAAGTTCATCCACTTTTTTCATGGCATCCTGATAGTTTTTCTGCTTGTCGGAGATTTGTTTCTCTGCCTTGTCAGCGGTTTGTTTGTGCATCTGTGATGAAGCTTTTGCGACTTCTTTTTGTTTTAGAAACTGCTCCATATTGGTAAAAAGCTCTGCGGTTTCTTTTACGGGCTGTTCAATAGCCTTAAAAAAACCTAAATCGAGTTCCTCTGTGCTTCCCCGAAGCAGAATAGGAGGGACTTTTCTGCGGGCATCGTCCCCGATACGACTGTTGTGGAAGAGTACCGATACAATTAATGTATCGGCATTCTCCTTTGCTATGCTTATTGTCCAATCCCCTGCAACGGCAAGGGCTTCGATGGATTTAAAAAAATTGGTTTCCATAGTCTTAAATTTAGTTTATTGTATTTTCAAATCAATTATCAAACACACTACTGTAGATGTTATAACAGTATTCTTCAAAGCAGAGCCAGCACATGAAAGTATAATGTGGGCTGTCATAGCGGTTTGTAACAGGAGTTCCAAAGGAATCTTCCAACTCCTTTCTAATGTTTTCTAAATCGTCAAGATGTTTGATATAAAAAGCTTTACAGTCAGAATGGTAGATAAATTCTCCTATCATCCCGCTTACACAGCCTCCTTGTTGTAAATCCTCCAAAAAGGATTTTAACTGCTGTTTCTTTTTACCGTTATAGCTTTCTATATGGCTTATAATTATTTCGTTAAATGCTTGGCTTACCTCGTACTCACGATATATTGATTTTTCTAAGGCTTTCATACTGCTGATTTTTTGGCGTTTATATTTACAGATTGGTCTAGAGTATTAAAATGGCAGGTCATCGGGGTCTTGCGATGTATTTTGCTGTGCTTTGGGTGAGGCTGTATTTTGGGCAGTTTCTGCTTTTTTGGCAAAGACCAAAATTTTAAGATTGTTGATGTGAAAGGTCAGACTGCCCAAAGCCCTGCCATCAGAGGATGTGTAAACACTCAGCCCGATTCGTCCGAATAGCTGAACAAGCGCCCCTTTTTTTAACCACTCGGCTGTTTTTGCACTCATCCAATAGGAGCAGTCGATATAGGTTACAATCTCTTTATACTCACTACTGCCTTTTGGTTTGTAGCTGTCATTGATGGCAATAGAGAAATTAACGACTTGTTTGTCGTTTGATACTTTGTGCACTGTGGCATCTTTTGTAATACGTCCTGTGATTTCCATGATTTCAAAATTTTAATGATGAATATTTTTTAAAATTTCTTTTCCCATGCTCCGCATAATTGTTTTCAAAAGAAAAAACGGAAAAAAAGAAAGCAAGAATTCAGTGACCGGCTTGAGGATGTGGAGTGCTATAAGTCCCGAAGGGTGGGCAGGCGAAGCGGACCATTATGCGCACGGGCATACGGCGGGCACTATCTTGGCTGTCTTTTTATGCCGTTTCGATTGAAAATCGCTATCACTTTTAGTTCAGTTTCTTGTTTTTAAATATTTAACATAACTGTGTAAACAAAATTGTTTATTTTTGCAATATGAAAATGAAACTAGATCTAATAAAGGGAATCCATCCGGGCTTTGTACTGGAGCGTGAATTGGAAAAACGTCATTTGGCCAAGGGGCAGTTTGCCATTTCATTGGGAGAGTTTCCACAGACACTGACGGCTATAACCAAAGGCAAGCGCAGGATGAATACCTCTTTGGCGATGAAGATCGAGAAGACACTTGAGCTAGAGGAAGGTTATTTTATGATCCTGCAAGTTTATTATGATATTGAGCAGGAAAAGAAGAAAGAAGACCAGCAAAAAAACAAAAACAATCTAAGGCCTGACTTTACAAAGCTTAGAAAAATTCTCTTTTGGGATACGGACATTGATAAGATAGACTGGCAAAAACAAAAAATAGCTGTTATCAAAAGGATTTTTGAACGAGGCAATGAAGAGGAAAAAAAAGAGATTGAGCAATTTTATGGTTCAGATACCGTTAATGCCATTTTAAATAAATAAAGTTATGCCCTTATATTTCAATACTGTTACCCCGCTTTTGAAAACCATACTGGAAGATCTCATGCAGGCCGAAGAATTCAAAGTTTTTCGTCTGGTAGGAGGCACTGCGCTCAGTCTATATTACGGGCACCGAATGTCTGTGGATATTGACCTGTTCAGTGATGTGGATTACGGAAGCCTTGATTTTAAGGCAATGGATGATTATCTGAGAAAAAACTACTTTTATGTGGACAGTCTGGATATAGCGCCGATAGGGATGGGCAAATCGTATTACGTGGGCAGAAGTGCTGATGAGAGCGTGAAGCTTGACCTTTATTACACAGACCCTTTTATGGACGATGTGCAGTTGTTCAATGGAATCAGACTGGCGAGCAGGGCGGAAATTACAGCAATGAAACTCGATGTGGTGCAACGAGGCGGAAGAAAAAAAGACTTTTGGGACATCGACCAGCTAAGACAGGATTTTACGATCAAAGAAATGTTTGAACTCCACGAGAAAAGGTATCCCTATACCCACGACAGGAAGCTGTTAAAAAAGCAGTTTACGGATTTCAGCATTGCCGACGATGATTTTGAACCGCTGTGCCTCAGGGGAAGACACTGGGAGCTTATCAAGCTTGATATGATTGACTTTATTGAGACATTGGAGAGTTAGTCAATTAGTCCGATAAATTCCATTTTGATTTATCTTTTTCTCCTTGATAAATCTGTGGCGTAAATTCCTGCAGATGTATGGGTGTTACCGTGCGATTATATAGATATTCCTGAATTTGTGACCTTCTCTCTTCTGTAGGATAAAGAAAATAGTTCATGAACATTACTCTAAGTTCCATATTAGGATAGTCAATACTAGGATCATGAAGAATTTGATTTCCGCCTAAAAACCAGCTATCAGGAAGTCTATTTCCAAACATTTGAAATTGCAATCCGGGCAGTAATAACTGAAGGTCATTGGAAATGTCTGCAAAATTATTTTTTTGTTTTAATCCTTTTTTCAGCAAGTCTATTGCTAAAGAGTCAGCATCAAGTTCGATCTTTTTTAAAGTGGTAATAAATTCAGGTTGTGTTTTTTCAATCATATTGTTGTGGGGTACCGTAATCAACTTTTCATCAAAAGCCCCTTCTTTGCCTAAGATAAAATGACCAATTTCGTGTAGAATAATGAGCTCGACAACTGGTAATAAAGATTTTTCTCCTGATAAAGCATTCTTTGCTGCGAAATTTCTAATGGCCGATATGTTTAGCAGGATCAATTGATTCTTAATATCAGAAAAACCTTCCGAGTAATTGTTCTCTCTGGTTGATGAATATGGGATTACAAGAATTTCATTAGGTTCTTCAGCATTATAGTCCTCAGCCAGTTTTAATTTTTTATTAAATGTTTTAGAATCTAATAAATTTAGTTTTTCCAATATAATTCTCAGGTCCTGATTTATAGATTTGTCAATGTCTAATCCATTTTGAGCCAAAAATTGCTTTTCAATATCAAAACTATCGACTTCTTTCTGCTTCTTACATGAAACAAAAATAAAACCAGTAAAAATCAAACCAATAAGAATATTAATCGGCGCATATTTTTTGATCGTACTCATTTGTAACTTTATTTCGTTCTTCATCAGACTTTGCTGAATCATATTTCCTATAGAAATCATTAAGATCTTGTGTTGCAGCAATTACTGATTTACCTGCATTATTTTTTTTATCATTGTAGTGTGTGCTGACATAATTTGTCAAGGTTGATAAGAAAGTTAATATCGCAATTGTTATTGCAAATTTATTATAAGCACTTAAAACTGGTACTGCTTCATTTTTTTTTGAAGCCTGAATAGAAGAAACAAGAGTTGAGGATGCGGTAAGAAGGGTCACAGCGAAGTTTAACCAAAAATAGATCTGCTGATTTTTATCCTCTTCAATTTTATGATCTTTTATACAAGTGAGTAATTTTTTTTTGACCAGATCGTAATTACTATTGCTAACAGATGTGTCGAAACCTTTACCGCTAATTTCAAAATCATATCTTGAAATTGATGATGATATCACTAAATTATAAATGCTGCTTAGAAGCAGTACTAATGATAATGCTGCAAATAGATAAAATATTTTTCTCATGTCAAATGATGTATTAATTAAGGGGTATCAATATGCTACTTTTTTTATTAAGGCGCTGTAAATAAGGTTTTCAGTAATTCTACTGCTACACGTGTATCAATGGATACTCCAAAAAACGCCCCTACATTCCATTCTTTTTTAATATTCAGTGTTGACTCGGTAAATACATCCTCTCCGAAGTCGAAATTACTATGACCTGGAATTACATTACGTCTTCCAAAGTGTGCACCTAATATGACAGCTCCGCCACGGGCAAAATCAAAAGAAAAGCCACCGAGGAAGTTTTCGTCTGCATCTTTTCCAAACTGTGTTCCTACAACTACGCCAAATCGGCTAGGATCAAATATTTGTCCATGAGGAGGATAAAGAAATGATCTTCCTTGCGGATAAAATACAGCCATAACAGTAATAAGACCTCTGACACTGGGGTCATCAGCAATAAGAGTATTCTGAGTTGCATTTAAGGGAACTTGTTCAATGTTCTGCGGATTTCTAAGAGTGGTTGCAATCAGTCCTGTAGTTATGCTTACATGATATAATTTAGGGACAGTGACATCTGCCTTGACAATTTCCGTTAATTGGCTAGTATTGGCAATTGGTGCACGCTTGATACTAAAGTTGAATTTTTCGGTAAAGGGACCGATCCTGGCAAAATCAATTACCGTTATTTTCACAGGTCCCGCTGACTGGGCTGAGGCGTTTTTATCTATATTAAATGTAGGATTGTAATTTCCGGTGTAATCAAAAAAATATAAATTTTCTTTTGCCAGACAATCGGAGGTAATCAAATGCACTTGATATGTATATTTCTCAGTAGCAGTAGTAGGAGGTGCGTATCCGTAGTATTTGCCAAAATGATCAACAAAAATATGCACTGTATTATTTTTATCAATATACAGATTATTCTTATCTTTAAGTACTATCTCCACATCATCTTTATACCTTTTAAGTATTCTATTATCAAATTCAATCTGAGCATCCTGTTGAAAGCTGGCCTGTTCGCATTGGGAACGAGAACCTGTTTCATTATTTCCAACTTTAACATCAAAGGAATAAACAGTCTTATCATTCTTTTTAAGTTCAATTTTTGAACTGGCTGTAAATCCCCGAATTACAGCGCCAAAATTAACTTTGTATGTTTTCTTTTGAGTATCGTAGTCCTTGCTAAGTACCCGAACTTTATCCTTTTCAACTAAACCCGCATAAAACTTAAAAGGATCCATTTCAGTTTCTACATTTACACCTGTAATTTCTATAATTAAATCTTTTCCAGGTGTTCCTTTATAATCATTTTGGTCTGCAGGATCTCCCTGCTTCTCAGTAACTGCAGTGTTTATGTCACTAAAAGCAATTTTCCGGTTTTGTGCTTTGATGGCAATTGCCATAAAAAGCAGTATACTTAATAATGAGTTGGCTGTTTTCATAGATTTTGATTAAGTAAATTTATAATTGGTTAGGTTTTCAATTGTATAAGCCGCAATGATATAGGTAAAGTTGTTATCCGATGCCACTACATAGCCGATATAATTTCCGCTTAAATCGCATACTGCGGCACCGCTATCACCGTCGCTGGCACAGCGGTCTATCTGAATAAGGTTAATAAGGTGATGATTTTTTTTTCCTTCATAGTCAATATACTGATCAAAAGCAATATTTCTTAAAAAACCTTCACGAACAGTTTTGGAACCATTCCCGCGAAAACGTAAGATTATTTTGTTTTCCTGCTCCCTGGTCAGTGTACGATAGTAAATTGGCCCGGGAATGTCACTATAATTGGGTACTATATCGATTTGCGGTTTCATTATTGCCACATCGAGAGACTCTGTTAAAAAGCCCTCAATGATAGTACCAACTGGTGTAATTGGAGAGCCATTAAGGTCTGAAAAGCAAGGTGATATCAGAGTTGGATCATTAGGATTTTCAACAGATAATTTACCTGCGGCTAATTCTTTGTTACAATAAACGTGATAACAGCTCATGTAAAATAATTCGCTGCCTTTTCTGATCGGAATACCAAGAGTTCCATACATCAAATCATCTTTACGGCTCACACCAGAGGCAATATTAGTAAATTGAGCTTTAGCAATGCCGGCCTGTTGAACATCTGTGGGAATCCGAAACCCTTTGTATTGTATATATAAAGGAAATGGCTTCACATCCCCTTCTTTTTTAGCTACTTGGATAATAATAGCAACTGCTTTTAAGTTTTTACCCTTTATATTTTTTCTACCTGCTGCTATACCGGTTATCTCAGGATACTCAAGCTTAAGATTTTGTGATGATGAACGAATGTAATCCTGAGCAAGCTTAAACTGCAATGACATAT is a window encoding:
- a CDS encoding PRTRC system protein B encodes the protein MKDITQNFGKLYHPVKAFVIYQENTDKNVYVESYDMDKNGSAINAHPLSLRESTALSKALDTTQKSKRNFLKSRGLLPKNVIYVNSSSNGFAIWHTPAQRVELFFVEQLGISNGRASIPPLLWKASKTALWVYAMKMDSDKDISEETLLCHAPFFNLYNDGKVCMGTVKINIEPDAHLQYFIGIWQKYFFNSYFSHLIGQKSPVKGNLIALWQKLINSKKQFPVKSLLRNGLTIKKLLS
- a CDS encoding PRTRC system protein C; translation: MLITTQLKRVFSFKDKQQDIQLADPSETFSPEAVLNFYAQTYPILTTATIEGPVIADDALQYKFVLQIGTKG
- a CDS encoding prtrc system protein e, whose translation is METNFFKSIEALAVAGDWTISIAKENADTLIVSVLFHNSRIGDDARRKVPPILLRGSTEELDLGFFKAIEQPVKETAELFTNMEQFLKQKEVAKASSQMHKQTADKAEKQISDKQKNYQDAMKKVDELEAEGKHREAWMKVPQVEIYPEYAQLIKDRRMELSAQFAPDLFNEPKKEESC
- a CDS encoding single-stranded DNA-binding protein; translation: MEITGRITKDATVHKVSNDKQVVNFSIAINDSYKPKGSSEYKEIVTYIDCSYWMSAKTAEWLKKGALVQLFGRIGLSVYTSSDGRALGSLTFHINNLKILVFAKKAETAQNTASPKAQQNTSQDPDDLPF
- a CDS encoding plasmid maintenance system antidote protein, translated to MKLDLIKGIHPGFVLERELEKRHLAKGQFAISLGEFPQTLTAITKGKRRMNTSLAMKIEKTLELEEGYFMILQVYYDIEQEKKKEDQQKNKNNLRPDFTKLRKILFWDTDIDKIDWQKQKIAVIKRIFERGNEEEKKEIEQFYGSDTVNAILNK
- a CDS encoding nucleotidyl transferase AbiEii/AbiGii toxin family protein, which produces MPLYFNTVTPLLKTILEDLMQAEEFKVFRLVGGTALSLYYGHRMSVDIDLFSDVDYGSLDFKAMDDYLRKNYFYVDSLDIAPIGMGKSYYVGRSADESVKLDLYYTDPFMDDVQLFNGIRLASRAEITAMKLDVVQRGGRKKDFWDIDQLRQDFTIKEMFELHEKRYPYTHDRKLLKKQFTDFSIADDDFEPLCLRGRHWELIKLDMIDFIETLES